In Roseomonas fluvialis, one genomic interval encodes:
- the ada gene encoding bifunctional DNA-binding transcriptional regulator/O6-methylguanine-DNA methyltransferase Ada has product MDDDLRWAAVLARTPSDAFLYAVTTQGVFCRPGCPSRAPLRRNTRFFCDATAAEAAGFRACRRCDPKGERAALHAAAIRAACEMIEASETIPSLAALADRAGYARHHFLRLFRDITGVTPRSYAESVRARRLAASLAAGERVADAVAGAGFGSESRVYEAPGRVLGMTPGAARRGGAGEVIRVALAQSALGPLMVGATAQGVCFIGFGEDGEALRGDVMARFPRATIEDAPDALAEAVRQVVAYVAEPRAALDLPLDLRGTAFQRRVWEALRAIPLGETRTYSGLAAAMGEPRATRAVARACAQNPVSLAVPCHRVVGKDGDLTGYRWGVPRKRALLAGEAKARG; this is encoded by the coding sequence ATGGATGACGACCTCCGCTGGGCCGCGGTGCTGGCCCGCACACCCTCCGATGCCTTCCTGTATGCGGTGACGACGCAAGGGGTGTTCTGCCGACCCGGCTGCCCGTCGCGCGCGCCGCTGAGACGCAACACGCGGTTCTTCTGCGACGCCACGGCGGCGGAGGCCGCCGGCTTCCGCGCCTGCCGCCGCTGCGATCCGAAGGGAGAGCGCGCGGCGCTGCACGCCGCCGCCATCCGCGCGGCCTGCGAGATGATCGAGGCGTCCGAGACCATCCCCTCCCTGGCGGCGCTTGCCGACCGCGCGGGGTATGCCCGGCACCACTTCCTGCGGCTGTTCCGCGACATCACCGGCGTCACGCCGCGGTCGTATGCCGAGAGCGTGCGCGCGCGGCGGCTGGCGGCCTCGCTCGCGGCCGGCGAGCGCGTGGCGGATGCGGTGGCCGGGGCAGGCTTTGGCTCCGAAAGCCGGGTGTACGAAGCCCCCGGCCGTGTGCTGGGCATGACGCCGGGGGCGGCGCGCCGCGGCGGTGCGGGGGAGGTGATCCGCGTGGCGCTCGCCCAGTCCGCGCTGGGGCCGCTGATGGTGGGCGCGACTGCGCAGGGCGTCTGCTTCATCGGCTTCGGCGAGGATGGCGAGGCGCTGCGCGGCGACGTCATGGCCCGCTTCCCCCGCGCCACCATCGAGGACGCACCCGATGCGCTGGCCGAGGCGGTGCGCCAGGTGGTGGCCTATGTGGCGGAACCGCGCGCCGCGCTCGACCTGCCGCTGGACCTTCGGGGCACCGCCTTCCAGCGGCGGGTGTGGGAGGCGCTGCGGGCGATACCCCTGGGCGAGACGCGCACCTACTCCGGCCTGGCGGCGGCGATGGGCGAACCGCGGGCGACCCGGGCGGTGGCGCGGGCCTGTGCGCAGAACCCGGTCTCCCTTGCGGTGCCGTGCCACCGGGTGGTGGGCAAGGATGGCGACCTGACCGGCTACCGCTGGGGCGTGCCGCGCAAGCGGGCGCTGCTGGCGGGCGAGGCGAAGGCGCGCGGCTGA
- a CDS encoding tetratricopeptide repeat protein yields the protein MRAALLALPLLLMPVLAHAQSQPAPNRAQESRRAELDSLFEGLKAAPDDAVAHMMEGRIRTLWVEQASPATVLLLRRGARNLAARTHDEALEDFDAAIVLSPQSAEAWHQRAQAYAALGDQAAAARDLQEALRLEPRHFGALLTLSMLQEEAGDARAALRSMEAALALHPRLRGGDARLRELRRKAEGDAT from the coding sequence ATGCGCGCCGCCCTGCTTGCCCTGCCGCTGCTGCTGATGCCGGTGCTGGCGCATGCCCAGTCCCAGCCCGCGCCCAACCGCGCCCAGGAAAGCCGCCGCGCCGAGCTCGACAGCCTGTTCGAAGGGCTGAAGGCCGCGCCCGACGATGCGGTGGCCCACATGATGGAAGGGCGCATCCGCACGCTGTGGGTGGAGCAGGCCAGCCCCGCCACGGTGCTGCTGCTGCGCCGTGGCGCGCGCAATCTGGCTGCGCGCACCCATGACGAGGCGCTGGAGGATTTCGACGCGGCCATCGTGCTCAGCCCGCAGAGTGCCGAAGCCTGGCACCAGCGCGCGCAGGCCTACGCGGCGCTGGGCGACCAGGCGGCGGCGGCGCGCGACCTGCAGGAGGCGCTGCGGCTCGAGCCACGGCACTTCGGCGCGCTGCTGACGCTGTCGATGTTGCAGGAGGAAGCTGGCGACGCGCGTGCCGCCTTGCGCAGCATGGAGGCCGCGCTGGCGCTGCACCCGCGCCTGCGCGGCGGCGATGCCCGGCTGCGCGAACTGCGCCGCAAGGCGGAGGGCGACGCGACCTGA
- a CDS encoding SIR2 family protein, giving the protein MTIESIRQSAKNGNLIVVFGAGASIALNLKSKIAPSWPSLVKSGLDYALARALINEEQVQRYSSAATSGDIDDMLGAAEFVGRKLGAPRGDAYARWMKSVFEGCEPEEGGMYNAVRAIFLQKIPIATLNYDSMMEMITGVSPADFSRKDEILAWLRREREAIFHIHGIWSNPSDCIFGIRDYHDAIESELRALVQRSMGVLNRLLFIGCGETFGDPNFHALITWLRENVGAGAPQHYALVRNSEVGARLADPVWRGFVEPLGYGDAHADLPGYILNCFPTQHASTPSRSRARAGAAAAAVRHSQTINAYQRFLLRDCGEMTIEGMRADMETAQRKFDLERLFVPLQLQAFAAKEAVNDVEHDIKLQNKKERNKVESFSRVFFKEKKIALLALPGGGKTLLLKRLAVAYSDRARLTACPDKLPEIDLVPVMIRCREWKDHIRKPIPELLRNLAMITGDPSVDGLYDALERPLKAGSVLLLVDGLDEIHSDADRAIFSENLEKFLEFYPKIRFVVTSREAGFDLVAPCLTRFCVRYRIAPLSVEAVKELSGHWHRLMGGDSPESLADAAAVADTLLENDALRRLSENPLLLTMLLVVKHGAGRLPPDRVSLYDRAVEVLLDTWNIKGHDALNVKEAVPLLACLAFELMRRGAQTATEFDILKILEEARIRLPMVGRYAKDSPHEFLKRVELRSSLLVEGGYRSEGGKTVPFYQFRHLTFQEYLAAVAAVEGYTLIPGGKANPLANIGENLIADEWKEVIPMAAVLARAQAEELLNALTIAAEHENSEHHKWHDSLVSFEPKLPPATARLAQAMVEEAMFTPKLLARATRHVAFFASGCRSNDNWQALSRGPYGPDLRRAAIDVYLQNDGMKLADRLKTAVMLEAYVANSEDWRNADAESVILDGLSLTQERKLVESIIKVAAAFSAYQTETFAANSVKIYQKLQEKLFHKSVKISSAAAWAWGYWRHLQSVQNKKRPIPDNRTLLRLLELYVGDDFELNGTVRPAVRELVDVPRIERGLRLSDRAREKIREEFQLMRMDKANFGIIRNPAIVRVAFIMPEMFSDSELKELLIKHKSALQRRSDFHDVFSAMGIELEKRPRR; this is encoded by the coding sequence TTGACTATAGAAAGCATTCGGCAGTCCGCAAAAAATGGAAACCTGATTGTTGTTTTTGGTGCCGGAGCTAGCATAGCCCTTAATCTGAAATCAAAGATTGCACCATCTTGGCCGAGTCTCGTGAAATCTGGGCTTGATTACGCGCTTGCCCGGGCGTTGATTAATGAAGAACAGGTCCAGCGCTACTCTAGCGCCGCGACATCCGGTGACATCGATGACATGCTTGGGGCCGCGGAATTCGTTGGTCGAAAGCTAGGTGCGCCGCGCGGTGACGCATACGCGCGTTGGATGAAAAGCGTATTTGAAGGTTGCGAACCTGAGGAAGGGGGAATGTACAATGCTGTACGTGCAATATTTTTGCAAAAAATTCCTATTGCAACCCTCAATTATGACTCAATGATGGAGATGATTACTGGTGTATCTCCTGCCGATTTTTCTAGAAAAGATGAAATTCTTGCGTGGCTTCGCCGTGAGCGGGAGGCTATTTTTCATATACACGGGATTTGGAGTAATCCGAGCGACTGCATTTTTGGTATTCGTGACTATCACGATGCCATTGAGAGTGAGCTCCGTGCGCTAGTTCAGCGTTCGATGGGTGTCCTAAATCGTCTGCTATTTATCGGTTGCGGGGAAACGTTCGGCGACCCAAATTTTCATGCGCTCATTACATGGTTGCGCGAAAACGTCGGCGCTGGCGCGCCTCAACACTACGCGTTGGTCCGAAATTCCGAAGTGGGTGCTAGGCTTGCTGATCCTGTGTGGCGGGGCTTTGTTGAGCCGCTTGGGTATGGAGATGCTCATGCCGACCTGCCTGGCTACATCTTAAATTGCTTTCCGACGCAACACGCTAGCACGCCGTCGAGGTCAAGGGCGCGCGCAGGTGCTGCGGCAGCGGCAGTACGTCATTCGCAGACGATCAACGCCTACCAGCGCTTTTTGTTGCGTGATTGTGGTGAGATGACGATTGAGGGTATGCGCGCGGACATGGAGACCGCCCAGCGGAAATTTGATCTGGAAAGACTGTTCGTCCCGCTGCAACTTCAGGCTTTTGCTGCAAAAGAAGCAGTTAATGATGTCGAGCACGACATAAAATTGCAGAATAAAAAAGAACGAAACAAGGTTGAGTCTTTTTCGAGAGTATTTTTCAAAGAAAAAAAGATCGCATTGCTTGCGCTGCCGGGGGGTGGAAAGACCCTGTTGCTCAAGCGGCTTGCTGTAGCTTACAGCGATAGAGCGCGACTTACTGCCTGTCCAGATAAGCTGCCTGAAATTGATCTTGTTCCGGTGATGATCCGGTGCCGAGAATGGAAAGATCACATTCGGAAGCCTATTCCTGAGCTGCTTCGGAATTTGGCGATGATCACTGGCGACCCGAGTGTAGACGGTCTCTACGATGCTCTTGAGCGTCCTCTCAAGGCGGGTTCTGTATTGCTTTTGGTTGATGGACTAGATGAGATCCATAGCGACGCAGATCGAGCAATTTTTTCGGAAAACTTAGAGAAGTTTCTTGAGTTCTATCCAAAAATTCGATTTGTTGTCACTAGTCGAGAGGCGGGGTTCGATTTGGTTGCTCCTTGTCTGACGCGATTTTGTGTGAGGTATAGAATCGCTCCGTTAAGTGTGGAGGCTGTGAAGGAATTAAGTGGGCACTGGCATCGCCTCATGGGGGGCGATTCGCCAGAATCTCTTGCCGATGCAGCCGCCGTCGCAGATACCCTTCTGGAAAATGACGCTCTTCGGAGATTGTCTGAGAATCCTCTTCTTCTAACTATGCTATTAGTAGTCAAGCACGGAGCAGGAAGGCTTCCACCAGATCGAGTTAGCCTTTATGATAGAGCCGTCGAGGTCTTGCTTGATACATGGAATATTAAAGGGCACGACGCACTAAACGTGAAAGAGGCAGTACCGCTGCTAGCGTGTCTCGCATTTGAATTAATGCGACGGGGCGCGCAAACCGCGACGGAATTTGATATTTTAAAGATTCTTGAGGAAGCGAGAATTCGACTTCCGATGGTGGGTCGGTATGCGAAGGATAGCCCGCATGAGTTTCTGAAGCGCGTGGAGCTTCGATCTAGTTTGCTGGTTGAAGGAGGATACAGAAGCGAGGGCGGGAAGACGGTTCCATTTTATCAGTTTCGGCACCTAACTTTTCAAGAATATTTGGCAGCCGTGGCAGCTGTCGAGGGGTATACGCTAATCCCAGGTGGGAAAGCCAATCCTCTAGCTAATATCGGGGAGAACCTGATTGCCGATGAGTGGAAGGAAGTCATCCCAATGGCTGCTGTGCTCGCGCGCGCGCAGGCTGAGGAGCTTCTGAATGCGCTCACCATCGCGGCTGAGCATGAAAATAGCGAGCACCATAAGTGGCATGACAGCCTAGTTTCGTTTGAGCCAAAGCTGCCGCCAGCCACTGCTCGGTTGGCGCAAGCTATGGTCGAAGAGGCAATGTTCACACCAAAACTTTTGGCGCGCGCTACACGACATGTCGCATTTTTTGCGTCGGGCTGCCGATCGAATGATAACTGGCAAGCGCTGAGTAGGGGGCCATACGGTCCAGATTTGAGAAGAGCTGCAATCGACGTTTATCTCCAAAATGATGGGATGAAGCTGGCGGATCGCCTGAAAACTGCCGTTATGCTGGAAGCATACGTAGCTAATTCGGAAGACTGGAGAAATGCCGACGCCGAAAGTGTAATTCTTGATGGGTTGTCGCTTACACAAGAGAGGAAGCTGGTTGAAAGCATAATCAAGGTTGCGGCTGCCTTCAGTGCATATCAGACAGAAACGTTTGCTGCGAATTCAGTAAAAATATATCAAAAGCTTCAAGAGAAGCTCTTTCATAAATCCGTGAAGATTTCGAGTGCGGCCGCGTGGGCGTGGGGATACTGGCGCCATCTTCAGTCCGTTCAGAATAAAAAGCGTCCGATTCCTGATAACAGAACATTACTGCGTCTTCTGGAGCTATATGTGGGCGATGATTTTGAATTGAATGGAACAGTTAGGCCGGCTGTTCGCGAGCTGGTTGATGTGCCGCGCATCGAGCGGGGCTTGCGGCTTTCCGATCGCGCGCGCGAAAAAATTCGTGAGGAGTTTCAATTGATGCGGATGGATAAAGCTAACTTTGGAATCATACGGAATCCTGCTATTGTAAGAGTTGCTTTCATTATGCCGGAAATGTTTTCTGACAGTGAACTGAAAGAACTTCTGATTAAACACAAAAGTGCGTTGCAGAGGCGTTCGGATTTTCACGATGTTTTCTCTGCAATGGGCATAGAGCTTGAAAAAAGGCCTCGCCGCTGA
- a CDS encoding Bug family tripartite tricarboxylate transporter substrate binding protein produces MLLRRRTLAAAPFLLAAPGVARAQAWRPNRPIRAIVPFTAGGPTDVLTRMMSDPVQAMLGQPLVVENRTGAGGTIGADMVAKAAPDGHTILVNDSAHGVAPALIARLPYDPVTDFAGVGVLVFASLILLVHPSVRANSLAELVALMKAQPGRLNMATTGVGGPVHIAAEILKTSAGVQMEMVHYRGGAPAALAVVGGEAQMTILSASASLEHIRAGTMRPLAVTVERRSPLLPEVPTSAEAGLPGFVFQNWRVCAAPAATPAPILAALSAAFQAGLAQNRERLAALGEELRPGFDTPEAVRAFLRREVDQSVAVLRAAGVRPE; encoded by the coding sequence ATGCTGCTTCGCCGCCGGACGCTTGCCGCCGCCCCGTTCCTGCTCGCCGCGCCGGGGGTTGCCCGGGCGCAGGCCTGGCGGCCCAACCGGCCCATCCGTGCCATCGTGCCCTTCACCGCCGGCGGGCCGACCGATGTGCTCACGCGCATGATGTCCGACCCGGTGCAGGCCATGCTCGGCCAGCCGCTGGTGGTGGAGAACCGCACCGGCGCGGGCGGCACCATCGGCGCCGACATGGTGGCCAAGGCCGCGCCGGATGGGCACACCATCCTGGTCAATGACAGTGCGCATGGCGTGGCCCCCGCGCTGATCGCCAGGTTGCCCTACGATCCCGTGACGGACTTCGCCGGGGTGGGCGTGCTGGTGTTTGCCTCCCTGATCCTGCTGGTGCATCCGAGCGTGCGCGCCAATTCCCTGGCCGAGCTGGTGGCGCTGATGAAGGCGCAGCCGGGGCGGCTGAACATGGCGACGACCGGGGTGGGCGGGCCGGTGCACATCGCGGCGGAGATCCTGAAGACCTCGGCGGGGGTGCAGATGGAGATGGTGCACTACCGCGGCGGGGCGCCGGCCGCACTCGCCGTGGTGGGCGGGGAGGCGCAGATGACGATCCTGTCGGCGTCGGCGAGCCTCGAGCATATCCGGGCGGGGACGATGCGGCCGCTGGCGGTGACGGTGGAGCGGCGCAGCCCGCTGCTGCCGGAGGTTCCGACCTCGGCGGAGGCGGGGCTGCCGGGCTTCGTGTTCCAGAACTGGCGGGTGTGCGCGGCGCCGGCGGCGACGCCCGCGCCGATCCTGGCCGCGCTGTCGGCGGCGTTCCAGGCGGGGCTGGCGCAGAACCGGGAGCGGCTGGCGGCGCTCGGCGAGGAACTGCGGCCGGGCTTCGATACGCCCGAGGCGGTGCGGGCCTTCCTGCGGCGCGAGGTGGACCAGTCGGTGGCGGTGCTGCGGGCGGCGGGCGTGCGGCCGGAATAG
- the glcF gene encoding glycolate oxidase subunit GlcF, whose product MQTTFSPAQLADPDTAESNRILRTCVHCGMCTATCPTFLLLGDELDSPRGRIYLIKDMLEGGQPATEQVVRHVDRCLSCLSCMTTCPSGVHYMHLVDHARAYIEQTYTRPWPERALRRVLSFVLPHPARFRLALVGAWFARPFARFVPGASLTAQRMRAMLRLAPASVPSPSAIERPRVHRAEGARRGRVGILMGCAQQVLAPSINEATIRLLTRMGIEVVVTKGQGCCGALDHHMGHHDPAMRLARANIAAWTAEIEGEGLDAIVVNASGCGTTLKDYGHMFREEPEAAAAARVASLAADITEVLTRFGYAPARAASGITVAYHAACSLQHGQKITAEPKALLKMAGFNVREPAEGHICCGSAGTYNILQPEIAGQLKARKQANIARTGAAVIASGNIGCLTQLGDGAMPAVHTVELLDWMAGGPEPAAVARARTAA is encoded by the coding sequence ATGCAGACGACCTTCTCGCCGGCGCAGCTCGCCGACCCCGATACCGCCGAGAGCAACCGCATCCTGCGCACCTGCGTGCATTGCGGCATGTGCACGGCGACCTGCCCGACCTTCCTGCTGCTGGGCGACGAACTCGACAGCCCGCGCGGGCGCATCTACCTCATCAAGGACATGCTGGAAGGCGGCCAGCCCGCGACCGAGCAGGTGGTGCGGCATGTGGACCGTTGCCTGTCCTGCCTGTCCTGCATGACGACCTGCCCGTCGGGCGTGCACTACATGCACCTGGTCGACCATGCGCGGGCGTATATCGAACAGACCTACACGCGCCCCTGGCCGGAACGCGCGCTGCGGCGCGTGCTGTCCTTCGTGCTGCCGCATCCGGCGCGGTTCCGGCTGGCGCTGGTGGGGGCGTGGTTCGCACGGCCCTTCGCGCGCTTCGTGCCGGGCGCGTCGCTCACGGCGCAGCGCATGCGCGCGATGCTGCGCCTCGCCCCCGCATCGGTGCCCTCGCCATCGGCGATCGAGCGGCCGCGGGTGCATCGCGCGGAAGGCGCACGGCGTGGGCGCGTGGGCATCCTGATGGGCTGCGCGCAGCAAGTGCTGGCGCCGTCGATCAACGAGGCGACGATCCGCCTGCTCACGCGCATGGGGATCGAGGTGGTGGTGACGAAGGGGCAAGGCTGCTGCGGCGCGCTCGACCACCATATGGGCCACCATGACCCTGCGATGCGCCTGGCGCGTGCCAACATCGCCGCCTGGACGGCCGAGATCGAGGGCGAGGGGCTGGACGCGATCGTGGTGAATGCCTCGGGCTGCGGCACCACGCTGAAGGACTACGGCCACATGTTCCGCGAGGAACCGGAGGCCGCGGCTGCCGCGCGCGTGGCAAGCCTCGCGGCCGACATCACCGAGGTGCTGACCCGCTTCGGCTATGCGCCCGCGCGCGCCGCATCGGGCATCACGGTGGCCTACCATGCGGCATGCTCGCTGCAGCACGGCCAGAAGATCACCGCCGAACCCAAGGCGCTGCTGAAGATGGCCGGGTTCAACGTGCGGGAACCGGCGGAGGGGCACATCTGCTGCGGGTCGGCCGGCACCTACAACATCCTGCAGCCGGAGATCGCGGGGCAGTTGAAGGCGCGCAAGCAGGCCAACATCGCGCGCACGGGTGCCGCGGTGATTGCCTCGGGCAATATCGGCTGCCTGACGCAGTTGGGCGATGGCGCCATGCCGGCCGTGCACACGGTCGAATTGCTGGACTGGATGGCAGGCGGGCCGGAACCCGCCGCGGTCGCGCGCGCGCGCACCGCGGCGTGA
- a CDS encoding transposase yields the protein MTPTPLTPDAFAALLPHLLPRSPAGRQVGDLRARMEAIFALACTTAPWRAIPADHGKADTIARYFRRLTHNGLWEKLLHVLHQSLPNHPLRAIAPLIFRACRRAVRLRGLPFIAMIRRLGFLQALNGPPTKLPDPHLSENLVAAIRLPRASLAAGCTALYTDLLRTLRRLHRRAGGIKHIPRATRLGWS from the coding sequence ATGACCCCCACCCCCCTCACCCCCGACGCCTTCGCCGCCCTCCTCCCCCACCTCCTCCCCCGCTCCCCCGCCGGCCGCCAGGTCGGAGACCTCCGCGCCCGCATGGAAGCCATCTTCGCCCTCGCCTGCACCACCGCCCCCTGGCGCGCCATCCCGGCCGACCACGGCAAGGCCGACACCATCGCCCGCTACTTCCGCCGCCTCACGCACAACGGCCTATGGGAAAAACTTCTCCACGTCCTGCACCAATCTCTCCCCAACCACCCGCTGCGCGCCATCGCCCCCCTCATCTTCCGCGCCTGCCGCCGCGCCGTTCGGCTCCGGGGCCTCCCCTTCATCGCCATGATCCGCCGCCTGGGCTTCCTCCAGGCCCTGAACGGCCCGCCCACAAAACTCCCCGACCCCCATTTGTCCGAAAACCTGGTCGCGGCCATCCGCCTGCCGCGCGCATCCCTCGCGGCAGGCTGCACCGCCCTCTACACCGACCTACTCAGGACACTCCGCCGCCTGCATCGCCGCGCGGGGGGCATCAAGCACATCCCCCGCGCCACCCGCCTCGGCTGGTCGTGA
- a CDS encoding Hint domain-containing protein produces MSWSQFGSPTAGPTPQADTYTGDIGDNGSVDGGIDGGGGDDSLSGNGGADYLSGGAGIDLLYGGAGLDTLDGGTDGDSLFGNDDADTIEGGDGKDLIDGGADTAGDLLTDSLGGAWIFGGDGNDTIQVTLAGASDNSTGLFGNFLEGGGGNDLIELVGSGTVFGSGLYGKAGDDTLVGADAFASLFGDEGNDSILGGSAGEALHGGVDDDVILGGGGDDSIYGDNLDGSGTAGNDSLDGGAGNDTIDGGAGDDTINGASLGWDSMIGGDGINTLDFSGAAGPVAFHLAQRDVYEDGNPTDDWPDSLDINGEPTGDKEWEYLEGFTVAYGSRFSDGFMAGSEVGDSIFGQAGDDRIFGNTDDDTLDGGTDNDYVVGEEGHDLLAGGGGDDTIVGGRGDLNTTAPEAEGADTFEVGEETIGGADTLDGGGGDDLIHGMEGSDSLVGGIGEDTITGGTGDDIIDAGDDNDLVIWRPGDGNDFIDMGDGTDTLRLAGWDNDEWEITDQNGFDYILTNVVDRSIVVRALSVEFITCFTPGTRILSARGEVPVETLRAGDLVAAPGRGAPLKPVRWVGHTRVDIAHHRDKRKVAPILLRAGALGAGVPTRDLRVSPEHAFLLDGRLVPAHLLVNGSTIVQETWQRAITYWHVELEQHGVLVAEGALAESYFDDGNRHLFDNGVIALHLDLGAGRGGGRYAAEAFAPPLLSAEDPALARITAALPQHARARQG; encoded by the coding sequence ATGTCCTGGTCGCAGTTCGGCTCGCCCACCGCTGGTCCCACCCCGCAAGCCGACACCTACACCGGAGACATCGGCGACAACGGCAGCGTCGATGGCGGCATAGATGGCGGCGGCGGCGATGACAGCCTCAGCGGAAATGGCGGCGCCGATTATCTGTCGGGCGGGGCGGGCATCGACCTTCTCTACGGCGGCGCCGGGCTGGACACGCTCGACGGCGGGACTGACGGCGATTCCCTGTTCGGCAACGACGACGCCGACACGATCGAAGGCGGCGACGGCAAGGACCTCATCGACGGCGGCGCGGACACCGCCGGGGACCTCCTGACGGACTCGCTGGGTGGCGCCTGGATCTTCGGCGGCGACGGCAATGACACGATCCAGGTCACGCTCGCCGGCGCCTCGGACAACTCCACCGGATTGTTCGGCAACTTCCTCGAGGGCGGGGGCGGCAACGACCTCATCGAACTTGTTGGCAGCGGGACGGTCTTCGGCTCCGGGCTGTATGGCAAGGCCGGGGACGACACGCTGGTCGGCGCCGACGCCTTCGCCTCCCTGTTCGGCGACGAGGGCAACGACAGCATCCTCGGCGGCAGCGCCGGCGAGGCGCTGCACGGCGGCGTGGACGACGACGTCATCCTGGGCGGCGGCGGTGACGACTCGATCTATGGCGACAATCTCGACGGCAGCGGCACAGCCGGCAACGACAGCCTCGACGGCGGTGCCGGCAACGACACCATCGACGGCGGCGCCGGCGACGACACGATCAATGGTGCCAGCCTCGGCTGGGATTCGATGATCGGCGGCGATGGCATTAACACGCTCGACTTCTCGGGCGCGGCGGGTCCCGTGGCGTTCCACCTGGCCCAGCGCGACGTCTACGAGGACGGCAACCCGACCGACGACTGGCCCGACAGCCTCGACATCAACGGAGAGCCGACCGGCGACAAGGAGTGGGAATACCTCGAGGGCTTCACCGTCGCCTACGGCTCGCGGTTCAGCGACGGCTTCATGGCCGGCTCCGAGGTCGGCGACAGCATCTTCGGCCAGGCCGGCGACGACCGCATCTTCGGCAATACCGACGACGACACGCTCGATGGCGGCACCGACAACGACTACGTGGTGGGCGAGGAAGGCCATGACCTCCTCGCCGGCGGCGGGGGCGACGACACGATCGTGGGCGGACGCGGCGACCTCAACACCACCGCGCCCGAGGCCGAGGGCGCCGACACGTTCGAGGTCGGCGAGGAGACGATCGGCGGCGCCGACACGCTCGACGGCGGCGGCGGCGACGACCTGATCCATGGCATGGAGGGCAGCGACAGCCTGGTCGGCGGCATCGGCGAGGACACCATCACCGGCGGCACCGGCGACGACATCATCGACGCCGGCGACGACAACGACCTGGTCATCTGGCGCCCAGGTGACGGCAACGACTTCATCGACATGGGCGACGGGACCGACACGCTGCGCCTCGCCGGCTGGGACAACGATGAATGGGAGATCACCGACCAGAACGGCTTCGACTACATCCTCACCAATGTCGTCGACCGGTCGATCGTGGTGCGGGCCCTCAGTGTCGAGTTCATCACCTGCTTCACGCCGGGCACGCGCATCCTCTCCGCGCGCGGCGAGGTGCCGGTCGAGACGCTGCGCGCCGGCGACCTGGTGGCGGCGCCTGGCCGCGGCGCCCCGCTCAAGCCCGTGCGCTGGGTCGGCCACACCCGCGTCGACATCGCGCACCACCGCGACAAGCGGAAGGTCGCGCCCATCCTGTTGCGCGCCGGCGCGCTCGGCGCAGGCGTTCCGACGCGCGACTTGCGCGTGAGCCCCGAGCACGCCTTCCTTCTGGATGGCCGCCTGGTGCCCGCGCATCTGCTGGTGAACGGCAGCACCATCGTGCAGGAGACATGGCAGCGCGCCATCACCTACTGGCATGTCGAACTCGAACAGCACGGCGTGCTGGTTGCCGAAGGCGCGCTCGCGGAATCCTACTTCGACGACGGCAACCGCCACCTGTTCGACAATGGCGTGATCGCGCTGCACCTCGACCTCGGCGCCGGGCGCGGTGGCGGCCGCTACGCCGCCGAGGCCTTCGCGCCGCCGCTGCTGTCCGCCGAGGACCCGGCGCTCGCGCGCATCACCGCCGCCCTGCCGCAGCACGCCCGCGCGCGCCAGGGCTGA